Within Deinococcus sp. QL22, the genomic segment TGACCGTGCGAATCGGCACTGAGCTGACCCGCATTGTGCCCGGCGACGTCAGTACCGAGGTAGACGCCCGCCTGTCGTTCAATACAGACGCCATGCTGAGCCGTGCCCGCCGCCTGATCGCGCTGTATGAAGGCCAGGGTGTCGGCCGCGACCGCATCCTGATCAAGCTGGCGGCCACCTGGGAAGGCATTCAGGCCGCCCAGATCTTGGAAAAGGAAGGCATTCGCTGCAACCTGACCCTAATTTTTGGGCTGGAGCAGGCCGTGGCCTGCGCTCAGGCCGGCGTCTTCCTGATTTCACCCTTCGTGGGCCGCATCACCGATTGGTATAAAAAGTCTACCGGAATCCAGGATTACCCTATTGATGAAGACCCTGGCGTGCAGTCGGTTCGCAAGATTTACAGCCACTTCAAGGAGCAGGGGTACGCGACGGTGGTCATGGGCGCGTCGTTCCGCAGCGTGGCTCAGGTGGAAGCCCTGGCCGGCTGTGACCGCCTGACCGTCAGCCCGCAACTGTTGGGCGAACTGGCTGCCGATGAAGGCGTGCTGGAGCGCCAGTTGCAGCCCAGCGAAGGCCAGCGTACCGAACCCGAAATCACCGAAGCGGACTACCGTTGGAGCCTCGCAGAAAACCCGATGGCCGGCGAAAAGCTGAACGAAGGGATTCGCCAGTTTCACCAGGACACCCAGAAGTTGCGCGAATTGCTGGGGATAACGGTCAAGGAGGTTGCCGTCAGCAGTCAGGAGAAGGGTGTTGCCTTAAGCGGGCTGGGGCAGGCTGACTCGCCGTGACCGAGCTCACCCCCTCCCGCCACCGCTAGCCTGGGTCGTGGCTTCAACGTCATGAGGCGTTGTCGCGATGAATGAACATCCAGACGAGGCGTTCGAGAGGCTCTGGTTTGCGGCTGAAGGACAAGCTCTTGCGAACCAAATGAGCGATACGGAGCCGCAGGGTGGCGTTGAACCGTTCGATCTGTTGTGTCCTGCCGATGACGTGCAGCGCACCAAAAACAACGCCTTTGTCGGCACTGAGGCCGTCGGTATGACACACGGCATCGAGATACGGGGTGGGGAGGCTCTGCCACAGCAGGGAGGCTCCAGCGGCAGCTCGGTTTCCGATGAAACAGCCGACGATCTGGCGGGTGGCACGGTTCATGGCGAGCCAAGTCCAGATGTTCGTTGTCTGCTGCGCCACACAGGTGCATAGCTCATCGCACTCCAGCACCAGCGGGGCTGGTGCTGGAGTGCTTACACTTTTTTGCGACAGGTGATTCAAACTCAATGGTGTGTGGCACGGTCTGGATCAGGGACTGGAGATGGCGGCGGAACCGGCTGCGACTGATCCCGATGACGCGGCAAATGCCTCGGTGGGACAAGCGTTCGGACAGCAAATGGTCAACCAAGGTCACAGTTCCAGGCGAAACCGCACTTCAGGTGTGATTCAGGGTGAACTAATGTCGGCGCACGCGGCCCAGATACCGTTGTTTTCCCGTATGGGCGTGACTGTTTTTGACGATATAGACGCCCTCGCACGCTGGACACGTCAGGCCGTTCATGATCCATTGAACGGCAATCATTCCTCAGAAGCCACGACCATCCACGTGCATAGTTTGACATCCCCTGCATACCGCGCTATATTAGAGAAATCAAAGGCGATCCTCCGGGGTCGCCTTTCTTCGTTGAGATGCGCCGGGTGTTCAAGCAGCTGAGAGGATCAAGCGGCAGCAACAAGCCCGACCTCGAACATAGGCCGGGCTTCAGGGCGCTGAGGATCAGCGTTGGGTGGTATTTGAGGTAACGACGCGCTCCGGTTGTCGCCGTAAACCCGCCAGGCCCGCCAAGCCCAAGAGGCCCAGCCAGCCCCAGTCAAATCCGTCATCGTTGTTATTGGTGGTGTTGGTGGTCGTGGGCGTATCCGTGGCGGTGGCGTCCGTAGCGTCTTGCGCGAACGCGGGCGTAGCCAGGGTCAAGGTGCACAGCAGCACAGCAGTTTTGAGCTTCATAGAATCTCCTCAAGACTCTGGACAGGGCCAAAAGTCTGAACCCCGCATTCTGTTTCCTTGGGCGAACCCCGCTCTCCCAGATCCATGAAGCTGCCTTGGCCCTAGCCACGGCAAACCTTGCGCTCCGGCTCACGTCCGGTGGACTCCCGTCCCTAGGGGGCCAAAGCTCTACGGCCCTCCCTGAATGGCTGCCCAACCCTCATAAACGGTGGGGCAGTCATGGCGTCACGGTATGGTGCCTTATGTCTGATCCCGCTCGCCCCGCCCCAGGCGATTCGCTCAGTGAACGGCTCCAAAGCGTGACGGAATCACTCGCGGCAGCGGCGACCCCCGTTGCCGTCTTCCACATCGTGCTGCACCCAGCTCTCGAGGCCTTAGGTGCAATTGCAGGGGTCGTGCTGCTCCAGCAGGACGGCCACGGGCTGCACGTGGCGGCCATGCAGGGGTATGCCGAAGGCGAACAGACCCTCTGGCAAGACGGCACCTTCGAGGTCTTCTCGCCCATCCAAGATTGTCTGGAGCAGCGGGCGGCCCTGTACTTCGAGCATCAAGAGGCGCTCTTGGCCGCCTACCCCCAGCTCATAACCCCGCCGATCGGCGTGACCGTGGTGGCCACGGCGGTGGTGCCTGTGCTACTGATTGACCAGACCCTGGGTGTGATCGTGCTGGTGTTCAGTGAACCGCATGAGTTCACCCCCGAAGAACGCCGGTTCCTGCGCATCCTCGCGGCCCAGTCCGCCTTGGCGCTTGACCGGCTGACCTTAAGCACCCAACTGCAGCAACAAGCCGAAGCCCTCAGCGCCTTTGCGGCCTTCACTGAAGCCGTAGGCCTGAACACCGACTTGGAGACCCTGACCCAGCGGGCCAGAGAGGTACTGCGGGCCAGCTTCCCCGACCTGGCCCTGTCGTATTACGTGCTGGAAGAAGAGCGGTGGGTGCCCGCCTGGTTGGACCAGGTGCCAGACGACCTCAGACGTGTGTTGGTCGCGGGGCTGCCCTTGGACACCCCCGCCTACCTGCAAGCCGTTCAAACAGAAGTGCCCGTCTTCATTGACCACTGGGACGGTGAAGTGCAGCGGATTCCGCATACGGAAACCTTTAGTGCGGGCGCGTTTGCACCCTACTTTCGCCAGGGGCAACCCGTGGGCATGTTGGTGGCGGGGTTGCACGACGAACCCCGCTGGACGTCTCAACACCGGGTGGTGCTCACGGCCCTCTGGCGCGGCTTGGGCGGCGCGCTTGACCGGGCGGAGCAGGCGCGGCAACTCGAGGGCCGGGCCGCGCTCGACGCCTTCGTGGCCCTGACCGAGGCCGTTGGGGTGGAGACAGACCTGAATGTTCTGGCCCTCCGGGCCATCCAGGCGATGCAAGCGGCCCAGCCCGAGCTAGGCGTGATCTATTACGAATTGGCCGGCGCGCTGTGGAAACCCAGGGTGATGTCTGAAGAGATCCCACCCGAGGTCGCCGCCGTCCTGCGCGCCGGGTTGCCGCTGGAGACCCCCAGTCTGATGGCCGCCCTCCAGACCCATGGGCCGAGCTTCACCGAGGGCTGGGACGCAGAGACGGAGGGGGTGGCGCAGACCGAGTCGTACGGGGCAGGAGCTTTCTACCCCTATTTCAGCCAGGGACAACCCATCGGCCTGTTTTGCATTGGCACGCAGCAGTCCCGGACTTGGACGACGCGCGACCGGGCGCTGTTCACGGCGGTGGGCCGCAGTCTGGGCCTGGCCTTGGAGCGGGCCGAGGGCGTGGCGCAACTCGCGGCACATGCCCAGGAGGTCGAGCGCAGCAAC encodes:
- a CDS encoding WGxxGxxG family protein; this translates as MKLKTAVLLCTLTLATPAFAQDATDATATDTPTTTNTTNNNDDGFDWGWLGLLGLAGLAGLRRQPERVVTSNTTQR
- the tal gene encoding transaldolase; protein product: MNKLDQLKGMSIVVADTGDIEAIKLYQPRDCTTNPSLILKAAQLVGYESLLAEARRWLAGKESLDDIIDKLTVRIGTELTRIVPGDVSTEVDARLSFNTDAMLSRARRLIALYEGQGVGRDRILIKLAATWEGIQAAQILEKEGIRCNLTLIFGLEQAVACAQAGVFLISPFVGRITDWYKKSTGIQDYPIDEDPGVQSVRKIYSHFKEQGYATVVMGASFRSVAQVEALAGCDRLTVSPQLLGELAADEGVLERQLQPSEGQRTEPEITEADYRWSLAENPMAGEKLNEGIRQFHQDTQKLRELLGITVKEVAVSSQEKGVALSGLGQADSP
- a CDS encoding ATP-binding protein, whose translation is MSDPARPAPGDSLSERLQSVTESLAAAATPVAVFHIVLHPALEALGAIAGVVLLQQDGHGLHVAAMQGYAEGEQTLWQDGTFEVFSPIQDCLEQRAALYFEHQEALLAAYPQLITPPIGVTVVATAVVPVLLIDQTLGVIVLVFSEPHEFTPEERRFLRILAAQSALALDRLTLSTQLQQQAEALSAFAAFTEAVGLNTDLETLTQRAREVLRASFPDLALSYYVLEEERWVPAWLDQVPDDLRRVLVAGLPLDTPAYLQAVQTEVPVFIDHWDGEVQRIPHTETFSAGAFAPYFRQGQPVGMLVAGLHDEPRWTSQHRVVLTALWRGLGGALDRAEQARQLEGRAALDAFVALTEAVGVETDLNVLALRAIQAMQAAQPELGVIYYELAGALWKPRVMSEEIPPEVAAVLRAGLPLETPSLMAALQTHGPSFTEGWDAETEGVAQTESYGAGAFYPYFSQGQPIGLFCIGTQQSRTWTTRDRALFTAVGRSLGLALERAEGVAQLAAHAQEVERSNAKLEAANEELEAFAYSVSHDLRTPVRHIKSFNDLLRKKLDPHAQSDAQITRYLGIVDTAASQMNTLIDAMLDLSRTSRQPLLIRLVDLENLVTAARSELEPEMPDQRVEWTMGPLPLVEADHITLRQVIVNLLANALKYSRTRPEARIEIWAEERPQEWAVFVRDNGVGFDPKYADRLFGVFQRLHRQEEFEGTGIGLANVRRIITRHGGTVFAHGSLGEGATFGFTLPRPP
- a CDS encoding IS1 family transposase; the encoded protein is MLECDELCTCVAQQTTNIWTWLAMNRATRQIVGCFIGNRAAAGASLLWQSLPTPYLDAVCHTDGLSADKGVVFGALHVIGRTQQIERFNATLRLRIAHLVRKSLSFSRKPEPLERLVWMFIHRDNAS